The proteins below are encoded in one region of Penicillium psychrofluorescens genome assembly, chromosome: 4:
- a CDS encoding uncharacterized protein (ID:PFLUO_006489-T1.cds;~source:funannotate) encodes MATPLRAWSSGPILRHLWSNPSISSAIPRCRASAQVRRYATTDHLPKIAQTSVWTAMIPRFLRDRGRRKERTAKDTKSTEWNPATFYIIIFTLIGSQAIRMMTLKNDYAAYRRTTDAKIELLREVIEKVKRGETVDVERLLGTGDEAKEREWEEVLREIEEEDSLWHQKNSKSESSQKQSQASKAQEKDSVAPTTANLGDQSKTQSTQKTNFF; translated from the exons ATGGCCACACCATTACGGGCCTGGTCCTCTGGGCCAATCTTGCGACATCTTTGGTCCAATCCCTCTATATCCTCTGCTATACCCAGGTGCCGCGCCTCAGCGCAAGTGCGACGATATGCGACGACCGACCACCTCCCAAAGATCGCCCAGACATCCGTATGGACAGCGATGATTCCCAGATTCCTTCGCGACCGCGGGAGACGCAAGGAGCGCACAGCGAAAGACACCAAGTCTACCGAATGGAACCCAGCCACCTTctacatcatcatcttcactcTCATCGGATCGCAGGCTATCCGCATGATGACTCTGAAGAACGACTATGCGGCCTATCGCCGGACGACAGATGCGAAAATTGAGCTCCTGCGGGAGGTGATTGAGAAGGTTAAGCGGGGGGAGACGGTCGATGTGGAGAGGTTGTTGGGTACTGGCGATGAGGCGAAAGAACGGGAATGGGAGGAGG TGCTCCGTgagatcgaagaagaggatTCTCTCTGGCACCAAAAGAACTCCAAATCCGAATCATCACAAAAGCAAAGCCAGGCATCTAAAGCCCAAGAGAAGGACTCTGTGGCACCTACCACCGCTAATCTAGGCGACCAGAGCAAGACCCAATCAACGCAAAAGACAAATTTCTTTTGA
- a CDS encoding uncharacterized protein (ID:PFLUO_006491-T1.cds;~source:funannotate) — protein sequence MAVTTKASIASFGGKLLKLSHAASTTRCEMNFNLYLPPQAQTQKVPVLIYLSGLTCTPDNCTEKGFFQHAASKKGVAVLYPDTSPRGLNIEGENESYDFGTGAGFYVDATKAPYDAGYNMYSYVTEELPKTVFAAFPQQLDGSRVSITGHSMGGHGALTLYFRNPGKYKSVSAFAPVTNPINSPWGQKAFKGYFGDDAQEKWKAHDATELIKKWSGGPLDILIDVGTADNFYKQGQLLPENFEAAARDAGLSGVHVRYQPDYDHSYFTMATFADDHVEHAAKYLFA from the exons ATGGCCGTCACCACCAAAGCATCCATCGCCTCCTTCGGcggcaagctgctcaagctcAGCCACGCCGCCTCCACTACCCGCTGCGAGATGAACTTCAACCTCTACCTGCCGCCGCAGGCCCAAACCCAGAAGGTGCCCGTGCTGATCTATCTCTCTGGTCTGACCTGCACCCCCGATAATTGCACCGAAAAGGGCTTTTTCCAACATGCGGCGAGTAAGAAGGGCGTTGCGGTGTTGTATCCGGATACCAGTCCAC GCGGCCTCAACATCGAAGGCGAAAACGAGTCCTACGACTTCGGCACCGGCGCAGGCTTCTACGTCGACGCCACGAAAGCTCCCTACGACGCCGGGTACAACATGTACAGTTACGTCACTGAGGAACTGCCCAAGACTGTCTTCGCGGCGTtcccgcagcagctggaTGGTAGTCGTGTGAGTATTACAGGGCATAGTATGGGTGGGCACGGCGCCCTGACTTTG TACTTCCGTAACCCCGGCAAATACAAGTCCGTCTCTGCGTTTGCACCCGTCACCAATCCCATCAACTCTCCCTGGGGCCAGAAGGCGTTCAAAGGCTACTTCGGCGATGACGCGCAGGAGAAGTGGAAGGCGCACGATGCTACGGAGTTGATTAAGAAGTGGTCTGGTGGACCATTGGATATTCTGATTGATGTT GGAACCGCCGACAACTTCTACAAGCAAGGCCAACTCCTACCCGAAAACTTTGAAGCTGCTGCCCGCGACGCCGGTCTTTCCGGTGTGCATGTGCGCTACCAGCCGGATTATGATCATTCCTATTTCACGATGGCTACCTTTGCAGATGATCATGTCGAGCATGCCGCGAAGTACCTCTTTGCATAG
- a CDS encoding uncharacterized protein (ID:PFLUO_006490-T1.cds;~source:funannotate), translating into MAVTVLPADSLTESVKLAVRSPSTCSATTVSSLQALLRGASQPPDAKSTRKNTSSKETTSSRTKSARTKTTVKDASQSLAEQDAGGLSSQERLVLATEVFNTTLKALTDASKKGQASLDSTPSRESKSAGRTAGKASDTELGVHSAAECARLALATLRMLKTDRSQDNGLPNMQIEQGVCVLVGKLISLGLNDLAYKELKSLKRRIQQHLDLTAAGKKKADTKEAQDDEAGKERMSDLVTFSNLANAKSLYGLLVPFHANAMRLIAADRKASTIQKLCPSLQLSDPSSPAQVIMAAVKSGNLSDDKAALQLQLLSNTVLSFCPRTPQPSDSASPMKPLTTLTLQLLSLEIRCLSWKLSGHMCDETKEVLDPLARYIGGFSHRSKGIEKSEFAAIYKTITRLQSAVADYKKKTPDQPKNNTPSANIMVVLGQLALDAGCIEESLKLLNQAVIPLWQNQSLSLATVRCKIAIVHFKTSKNSKGCLDEFLKSISDATAALALQLKGSTNDLDELLIEAAKLKKVTLAWFGEAITKTLANDSKKNEVSNQIREYLQAFLRFLRRYVGRAPTEDNDKETDMFLDRIAMSKSIVIAAVDSAVAVGKLSIMSQSPPWEDILPILSDSHRLLTTIEAAVKEPEPIGASLTKLSNLFWSRYIKEKEAGQGYRELLSLLKQSTHLLSSCSPSHRNQGFAALKFERIAHLYLDGSMHNESEKAFRQSIKEYIDTGTLEQIAEDGAADLKTASQDPKSHGFMLGRVLSAFLKMKLRRKGSISFALYDDTELAQEQRGMILEWQMGLLVDMQSYSASDDGFRATLSPVVSNLLEIYSVDLYPIRRLRVTITALRFLLENPNALDSTLHERLLDEGTESLGFENGFAEDAHLAQFAPHTTNSLRVIIGLHQGKIDANELGDVLASWTSMARQCQDLDSLLLCVNDTEYWVLQLKALVDYTEIHGLWKAQLSALELILRAAEFQQSGDPDAIIILSRLVLQNCRLGYCQKAADLLSRGEQYLAQHKVSPLATISYKLAQAEYLLETGEVHKAVSTLSTARGLYEKSQNSRADLSVWTKISWERLVADAVFIQSRLSSAQGSMTQALYFAKLSVRLNCRIWAKVEKLAQRKQDKALPAAASSEVEAVADGIDKLDLSQNGSSPDLSSTSYIQGAPFWPHLGSHHICLLNLATLSAHHGLFQDAIYYGEQALKIDKTFDANIRLMAAQTQLGSHWILGGNATEGQALLAAAAESTKQTQTSIEFVSLQMALASLYKEQGHHEMALRVLLDADKIITSIMSSDVPGASDEIAVLEEKMDNLRVRGSSRRAQAAAPATPTARRTRATTATTKRGAPAKKDLSGAQSRSLLQLKGNVLRQQADCLRALRDFERSARTLDEARQFAVARESRVSLEIGESEHLLADAIRHFASHAVYCVLPESTISLPSLKSPSKAAAETTVKASAAKRTKAPARGTRRTQKATEDFSIMLSKAGDCLNSVFADASVLGSTLDGHAASRLMSRISMLSHATTPGGPAVWALSPANMNEIGRVGAFARERIAIDIDRQLADSADPLLWPTSSDSTAELDDEICSNFSQNYVDILPENWNVLSLSLSADQTEFVISRLQKNSAPFLLRLPLRRGNSDEDEEQFTFEDGKEEMQEIIKLANESAHAAKAQTDRLSKKEWWKNRESLDGRLESLLQNIESLWFGGFRGVFSPLSRETTALARFSSSFQDILDKHLPSRQKGGKNAGPQLTLHQNVVELFIGLRDLEAQEEPEDTLMDLLYFVVDILQFQGERNAYDEIDFDRMVVDTLDALRSYHEAARDELAARSANHTVLVLDKALHLFPWESLPCLQGFPVCRVPSLECLRERVLQFGSSRSTAVADRTSGSFILNPTGDLRTTQNTFEKDLLRLESWTGIIHREPTEDEFRSSIESKDLFLYFGHGSGAQYIRGRTIKRLSQCAVAFLMGCSSGTLTEAGEYEPYGTPMHYLHAGSPALVATLWDVTDKDIDRFAASAFEQWGLMGEVKGSGVALDEAVARSRGKCVLKYLNGAAPVVYGVPVMLQ; encoded by the coding sequence atggcggtCACCGTCCTGCCTGCCGATTCCCTAACCGAATCCGTCAAGCTGGCAGTCCGATCCCCTTCGACTTGCTCCGCGACGACCGTGTCGTCTCTCCAAGCACTCCTACGCGGTGCGTCCCAACCGCCAGACGCCAAATCCACTCGGAAGAATACCTCCTCAAAGGAGACTACATCCTCTCGAACGAAATCCGCTCGGACAAAGACCACTGTGAAGGACGCGTCGCAATCGCTAGCTGAGCAGGATGCCGGGGGCTTGTCAAGTCAGGAACGGCTGGTCCTCGCGACGGAGGTGTTCAATACGACATTGAAGGCTCTCACCGATGCTTCGAAGAAGGGCCAGGCTTCTCTTGACAGTACACCATCAAGAGAATCCAAATCAGCTGGGCGAACAGCTGGGAAAGCGTCAGACACCGAGCTCGGAGTCCATTCGGCGGCTGAATGTGCCAGGCTGGCATTAGCGACTCTGCGAATGCTCAAGACTGACAGAAGTCAAGACAATGGACTTCCCAATATGCAGATCGAGCAGGGTGTGTGCGTTTTGGTGGGCAAATTGATTTCCTTGGGACTCAATGACCTGGCCTACAAGGAGCTCAAGTCTCTCAAGCGGCGGATCCAGCAACACCTTGACCTGACAGCCGCcggaaagaagaaagcagaCACCAAAGAGGCACAGGATGATGAAGCGGGTAAAGAACGCATGTCTGATTTGGTGACGTTTTCGAATCTGGCCAACGCGAAATCCCTCTATGGCCTCCTGGTTCCGTTTCACGCCAACGCAATGCGCCTCATTGCAGCGGACAGAAAAGCCTCCACAATTCAGAAGCTCTGCCCGTCTTTGCAGCTGTCTGATCCCAGCAGCCCTGCCCAGGTGATCATGGCTGCTGTAAAATCTGGAAATCTATCGGATGACAAGGCTGCTCTCCAACTGCAGTTGCTGTCGAATACAGTGCTCTCGTTCTGCCCTCGTACCCCTCAACCATCCGATAGCGCATCACCAATGAAACCCCTCACAACCCTAACCTTACAACTGCTGTCTCTGGAAATCCGATGCTTGAGCTGGAAGCTATCTGGCCATATGTGCGACGAGACCAAAGAGGTGCTGGATCCTTTGGCTCGCTATATCGGAGGCTTCTCTCACCGCAGCAAAGGAATTGAGAAATCTGAATTTGCCGCTATTTATAAAACGATAACCCGCCTTCAATCTGCCGTTGCAGATTATAAGAAGAAGACACCGGATCAGCCCAAGAACAATACCCCATCCGCCAACATCATGGTCGTTCTCGGACAGCTTGCTTTGGATGCGGGCTGCATTGAAGAATCCTTGAAGTTGCTGAACCAAGCGGTTATACCACTTTGGCAGAACCAGAGTCTTTCCCTTGCTACCGTCCGATGCAAGATCGCGATTGTCCACTTCAAAACATCGAAAAACTCCAAGGGCTGTTTAGATGAATTCTTGAAATCAATATCCGATGCCACTGCGGCACTGGCACTACAACTAAAAGGAAGCACCAACGACTTGGACGAGCTGCTCATTGAAGCTGCAAAACTCAAGAAAGTGACTCTCGCCTGGTTTGGAGAGGCCATCACCAAAACACTCGCCAATGACAGCAAGAAAAATGAAGTCTCCAATCAAATCCGAGAATACTTACAAGCATTCTTGAGATTTCTCAGACGTTATGTCGGCCGGGCGCCCACCGAAGATAATGACAAGGAGACAGATATGTTCCTCGACCGGATTGCCATGTCCAAAAGCATCGTGATTGCCGCCGTGGACTCGGCTGTGGCTGTTGGAAAGTTGTCTATCATGTCACAAAGCCCGCCTTGGGAGGATATTCTTCCCATCTTGAGCGATTCCCATCGTCTGCTGACGACCATTGAGGCCGCAGTCAAGGAACCTGAACCTATTGGTGCATCGCTCACGAAACTTTCCAACCTTTTCTGGTCGCGATACAtcaaggagaaagaagcgGGACAGGGCTACCGAGAGCTTCTGTCTCTTCTCAAACAATCAACCCACCTGCTGTCGAGCTGCTCGCCTTCCCACAGAAACCAAGGTTTTGCTGCTTTGAAGTTCGAGAGAATCGCTCATCTGTACTTGGATGGAAGTATGCACAATGAATCCGAAAAAGCGTTTCGACAGTCAATCAAAGAATACATCGACACCGGCACTCTGGAACAAattgcagaagatggcgcAGCAGATCTCAAAACAGCTAGCCAGGATCCCAAAAGTCATGGTTTCATGCTCGGCCGCGTGCTTTCTGCCTTTTTGAAGATGAAACTGCGGCGAAAAGGCTCCATCTCCTTTGCTCTCTACGACGACACCGAACTGGCACAAGAGCAAAGGGGCATGATTCTCGAGTGGCAGATGGGCTTGCTTGTCGACATGCAGAGCTATTCCGCCAGCGATGACGGTTTTCGTGCAACTCTCAGTCCAGTGGTCTCCAATCTACTCGAAATCTACTCTGTCGACCTTTACCCTATCCGCCGTCTTCGGGTGACTATTACTGCACTACGATTTCTCCTAGAAAATCCTAATGCCTTGGACTCGACATTGCATGAGAGACTTTTGGACGAAGGCACCGAGAGCCTGGGTTTCGAAAACGGCTTTGCAGAAGACGCTCATCTGGCTCAGTTCGCACCCCACACCACAAATTCGCTACGTGTGATTATTGGCCTTCACCAGGGTAAGATAGATGCGAATGAGCTAGGCGACGTGCTTGCTTCATGGACATCCATGGCCCGCCAATGTCAGGACTTGgattctctccttctctgtGTGAACGATACAGAGTACTGGGTTCTTCAGCTCAAAGCGCTGGTTGATTACACAGAAATACACGGACTCTGGAAAGCACAGCTCAGCGCCCTGGAGTTGATTCTACGTGCTGCCGAGTTTCAACAGTCCGGAGACCCCGACGCCATTATCATCCTGTCTCGGTTGGTCTTACAGAATTGTCGGCTTGGATACTGCCAGAAGGCAGCAGATCTCCTCTCCCGCGGCGAGCAATACCTCGCCCAGCACAAGGTGTCTCCTCTCGCGACCATCTCCTACAAGCTTGCACAAGCGGAATACCTCCTTGAAACTGGAGAAGTCCACAAGGCCGTTTCTACGCTGTCAACCGCCCGGGGACTGTATGAGAAAAGCCAGAACTCGCGCGCGGACTTATCCGTTTGGACAAAGATCTCCTGGGAGAGGCTAGTGGCAGATGCTGTTTTTATTCAGTCGCGGCTATCTTCAGCGCAGGGGTCGATGACGCAGGCATTGTACTTTGCAAAGCTCTCTGTGCGCTTGAACTGTCGCATCTGGGccaaggttgagaagctgGCGCAGAGAAAACAAGACAAAGCCTTGCCCGCAGCAGCTAGCTCTGAGGTTGAAGCCGTTGCTGATGGAATTGACAAGCTTGATTTATCCCAGAATGGATCCTCTCCGGACTTGTCTTCGACCAGCTATATTCAAGGAGCGCCTTTCTGGCCACACCTCGGTTCACATCATATCTGCTTGTTGAACCTTGCGACCTTGTCTGCCCATCATGGTTTGTTCCAGGATGCCATCTACTATGGAGAGCAGGCATTGAAGATCGACAAGACTTTCGACGCCAATATTCGACTCATGGCAGCGCAGACTCAACTTGGGAGCCACTGGATTCTCGGAGGCAATGCCACAGAGGGCCAAGCGCTCCTTGCAGCCGCAGCGGAGTCGACCAAGCAAACTCAGACAAGTATTGAGTTCGTTTCTCTACAGATGGCCCTCGCGTCGCTTTACAAGGAGCAAGGTCATCATGAGATGGCACTCCGCGTGCTTCTGGACGCCGATAAAATCATCACATCGATCATGTCCTCTGATGTCCCCGGTGCATCAGACGAAATCGCAGTCCTTGAGGAAAAGATGGACAACCTACGGGTACGTGGAAGCAGTCGCCGAGCACAAGCTGCTGCCCCAGCCACACCTACCGCCCGACGCACGCGTGCAACAACTGCGACTACCAAGCGGGGGGCACCAGCAAAGAAAGACCTCTCTGGAGCCCAGTCTaggtctcttcttcagctcaaAGGCAATGTCCTCCGGCAGCAGGCCGACTGCTTGCGAGCACTGCGCGATTTTGAACGATCTGCGCGCACGCTCGATGAAGCACGACAGTTTGCCGTGGCCCGTGAGAGCAGAGTGTCGCTAGAGATTGGCGAGAGTGAGCACCTGCTAGCAGACGCGATCCGACATTTCGCCAGCCATGCAGTCTACTGCGTTCTTCCTGAGTCTACCATTTCACTTCCCTCACTCAAATCGCCATCCAAGGCTGCAGCCGAGACCACCGTCAAAGCTTCAGCTGCCAAAAGAACAAAGGCTCCTGCCAGAGGAACGCGCAGGACGCAAAAAGCTACCGAGGATTTCTCGATAATGTTATCGAAAGCCGGAGATTGTCTCAACAGTGTCTTTGCTGATGCAAGTGTTCTTGGCTCAACACTTGACGGCCACGCTGCTTCTCGTCTGATGAGCCGGATCTCGATGCTATCCCATGCTACTACTCCTGGAGGCCCAGCTGTCTGGGCCCTGTCGCCTGCAAACATGAACGAAATCGGACGTGTGGGCGCCTTCGCCCGTGAACGCATAGCAATTGACATCGATCGGCAACTAGCCGACTCTGCCGACCCTCTACTCTGGCCGACTTCGTCTGATTCCACCGCtgagctggacgatgagatATGCTCGAACTTCTCCCAAAACTACGTAGACATCCTGCCCGAGAACTGGAATGTACTTTCATTGTCACTGAGTGCAGATCAGACCGAATTTGTCATTTCGCGTCTGCAGAAGAACAGCGccccttttcttctgcgaCTCCCTCTCCGACGTGGCAActcggacgaggatgaagagcagTTCACCTTTGAAGAtggcaaggaggagatgcaggaAATCATTAAGCTGGCGAACGAAAGCGCGCACGCTGCCAAGGCTCAGACTGACAGATTGTCCAAGAAAGAGTGGTGGAAGAATCGCGAATCACTCGACGGTCGTCTGGAAAGCCTTCTTCAGAATATCGAGAGCCTCTGGTTCGGCGGCTTCCGGGGCGTGTTCTCGCCGCTATCCCGGGAGACGACTGCCCTGGCCCGCTTCTCGAGCTCTTTCCAGGATATCCTCGACAAACATCTTCCTTCCCGGCAGAAGGGCGGCAAGAACGCTGGGCCTCAGCTGACACTTCACCAGAACGTGGTAGAGTTGTTTATCGGTCTGCGAGATCTGGAAGCGCAGGAGGAGCCTGAGGATACGCTGATGGACCTGCTCTACTTTGTGGTGGATATTCTCCAGTTCCAAGGAGAGCGCAACGCCTACGACGAGATCGACTTCGACAGGATGGTCGTTGATACTCTGGACGCGCTGCGCAGCTACCATGAAGCCGCGCGAGATGAATTGGCCGCACGGTCTGCGAATCATACGGTCCTGGTACTGGACAAGGCCCTGCATTTGTTTCCATGGGAATCTCTTCCCTGCCTGCAAGGCTTCCCCGTGTGCCGTGTGCCATCCCTAGAATGTCTACGAGAACGCGTCCTCCAGTTTGGGAGCTCCCGATCTACCGCCGTGGCCGATCGCACCTCGGGCAGTTTCATCCTCAACCCAACCGGTGACCTGCGCACAACGCAGAATACCTTTGAGAAAGACCTCTTACGCCTCGAGTCCTGGACAGGGATCATCCACCGCGAGCCGACAGAAGACGAATTCCGCAGCTCGATCGAATCCAAGGACCTATTTCTGTATTTTGGGCACGGGAGCGGCGCGCAGTATATCCGCGGGCGCACCATCAAGCGGTTGAGCCAGTGTGCCGTCGCGTTCCTCATGGGTTGCAGCAGCGGCACGTTGACCGAGGCCGGCGAGTACGAGCCCTACGGCACGCCGATGCATTATCTGCACGCGGGCAGTCCGGCGCTGGTAGCCACGCTGTGGGACGTCACGGATAAGGACATTGATCGATTCGCGGCGTCGGCGTTTGAGCAATGGGGGCTAATGGGAGAAGTGAAGGGCTCGGGAGTCGCGCTGGACGAGGCGGTTGCGCGGTCTCGAGGGAAGTGTGTATTGAAGTACTTGAATGGGGCGGCACCGGTGGTGTATGGCGTGCCGGTGATGTTACAATAG